A stretch of DNA from Toxotes jaculatrix isolate fToxJac2 chromosome 15, fToxJac2.pri, whole genome shotgun sequence:
atgctcAGTTTAACAGAACAGTGAGTGAATGTTGAGAGTCTTCCTCCAGCTAAAAGGCAAAAACCACAGCAGCGTCGGATGcgtggggggtggtggggttgGGATTCAGTGGGGGGGGTTAAGTCGTCGAGTGAGATCATATTATATTCCAACATATACCTTAGACCACACATCAAGCATTCACGTCTCACTTTtcagctctttcttttctttctttttcctgatCCCAGAGGGCATTACCCTGTCTGAACTCCCCCTAAATCCTGCTGGTCACACCTCTTATTAAAGCCGGTTTTGTCCCACGCCCTccatcccccccacccccacccccgctcTTGGTATTCAGCCCAGGTCAGCAGATTTCAGCCCGGCCCTCCGTGGCTCCCCCTTTTTTAATTTGCACCTGTTGCGCAGTTGTCCGGGAGGCAAGTGCCGCAGCCCTGAGGCAGACAAAGATCATATTATGAACAGATATGCACAGGCTAATCTCCATGTACCCgaaggggaagaggaaaaaaaaaaactgagaagctGTATTTTATTCTCTCCTCCCCGGGAACCTGCACGCCGCTCGGATGTAAAGGTTTACAGTTTGGAAACTGTCAGCAGATAAAAATCCCTGGAGGAGAACAAGCTTCACTTCAGCCACTTCCCACTCGCTCCTGAGTTGGCAGCCCGCCGCCTCCGATAAGACGCGTGAGAGCTGGTTGAAATGTTGCTTTATTAGGCACAGGACGCGAAAATCTAGCTGAAAATTCTTCCCTTTTCTGGCCGACTTCAGGCCCCGCTCGCTGGTTCCCATGATGTCATGGTGCTTTAGTGTCTGCTGTtaccccaacccccccccccccccacccacccacctccaTCACATTGTAACAGCACTTCCTGTCAAAGGGTTTTTAAAATTCTGCCTGATCTAACcagtcactgtcagtcagtccGTCCGCTCTGAGcaggaaacacattcacatgtttGATGCCTCTAAAAATAATTCTTATTTTTAGGCTTCAGGTTTTTGGTCACACGAGCTTCCAGCttgacttttgattttttttgttcttcgactcgtatttttacagtgtagttcTTTTAAGTTGGTAAAGGATCAGTCAGCACTCTGTCCCTGCTCCAGGTTTATGTTGAGTCACTGAACGCTTCAGTCCTCTGAGAGTCTGAGCCAGAAAGAAAACACCTCCCAGTTCAGGAATGtgtcgtcttcctcctcctcctcctcctctccctccctctcctcctcccccccccctcctcctcctcttcctcctccccctccccctccctctcctcctcctccccctcctccccctccccctccctctccctctcctcctcctcctccccctccctctcctcctcctccttctcctggtTTGTTCCGGATGTCGTTGTTGAAACCTAACATGCCCGCTGGTGtcgtgtttgtgttgcagtgttgaACTATGAGAACGTGGTGGAGACGGGCTCGGAGACAGACGAGGACGACAGGACGCTGGTCCCGGAGGACAATGACCTCGCTAacggaggagcaggaggaggtgaggacgAAGAGGCGGGCAGCCCGGCCGGCGTTCCCACTCTGGAGGCGTCGCCCCGGGTCGGCCACGCCCTGCTGTCGTACCGGGGCCAGGAGGGCTCTGAGGGCCGGGAGGGACTACAGAGCCGCCACCACCACGGCTGGACACTCGGAGACGACACCAACGGACTCCTGAATGGCAACGGTGAGACGCTGCGCCTCCTGTAGGAAACACGTCTCAGAACTGTAACAGAATAAAGAATCGTTCGATCTGTGGAACATGAGCGAGTGAAAGTGTGACAGCTGATGTTCTCCATCTTTGAGTTTATGAATTTCCTGTAGATGGACGAACTCAAACACTGTGGCTCAGGTTAAGGTGACGTCTTATTCCTACGTTGATAAAAGACGTAATTTATTGTGACAAAATGAGGATGAGTGTGAGCGCAGCCACAAAGACAAACGCTTTTAATTAGGATTCAAACGGGCTCGTTAGGCGGAGCGGGGCTCGTTAGCAGAATGAAGTCTGGAGCTTGACGACACCATTTACATGTGTAACAAGGCCGGCAGAGAGACGGAGCACAGGGAGACGTCAGCACAGACGGACACTTTGACTAACGGACCGCAGCGTCCATCCGTCAGCGCTAATGACCCAGCTGAACCCGGGAACCCGGGCATTACAGTGCTGATGTCAGAGAGGCGTGTCCGTCACTTCATCACACCGACACCCAGGGGTAAAAAACCCAGGGGTACACACCCAGGGgtaaaaaacccacacacacacacacacacacttacacacacacacacacacacacacacacccgggTGGAGAAAGTCCCTGATCTGACTCTGAGAGAAGCTGCTGAAACTGAATCAGTcacagagctgaggctgaaaaACATCCAGGCTCCACACTTCACTTCAtcagggagggaagaaggaaagaaagatgggaaaacaaatggaaagaagaaaggagggaagggaagaaggAAGGTTTGGaacagggaggaaggaaaggtcgcagaggagagaggaaagaagaagcagcagctgttgaCTCAGAAACATTTGTAccataaacagaagtgaaaaccTCATTATTCTGCCGTCACCTTCATCTTGTCTCtcgaggaaagaaaagaaagaggaatgaaaacacaaagtgccTCCATTTTACtgtctacaacaacaacaacaacaggaggaggaggagtgggtggAGGTAGAAGAACGCTCTGTGTTCTCTCACAGTGTAAACCCGTCGTGCTTCCTGAGCGCTGCCACGGCCGGAGAACACGATTCTCCTCGTTCAGTTTCACGTGTGCTCACGCTCCTGTTTGCTTCTGCCGCCTTCTGCGCCCCcgggtcctcctcctcctcctcctcccccctgctccctctccctgttgttgtgggggaggaggagggggaggtgtgtCCCTCCTTTGAAGGGCTGAATGAAGCTTATGATACTTGTGACTCCCATTGAGGAGTCACATGAGGAGGCCCAGGAGGAACAAACACAATAGGCCACAGTTGTAGGTTCAGTCATTATGTGGAAATACCTTCAGAGCGTGATGATGTGAGGGCGGAGTCCAGCTGTGCTGCCTGCGGCGCTCAGGCCTCCGTCAGACGGACGAGCGCCGCACGAATTAACATCTgcctgttttctgtcactgtgtttaacaGACGACAGGAAGGACGAGTACGAGCCCATCGGGCCGGAGGCGTCGCTGCACGCCGTGGGAAACGCTGCAGGTGAGACACcatggatgagagagagagaggcggcgACCTGCCCTCAGCATCCAGACCCAGTCCGTACGGAAGCCCCGAGATGccgaggcaaaaaaaaaaaaatgaaccgATCGTGATCAGAAACAATTAGaagataaaatatcaaaattctCATAAATTCAacttaaaattttatttttttttgtcatcgaCCTTGAATGTTCGAGCGTCCCTGAACTCCTCCCCTTTTGTGTCCTGTGCTCAGAGAGTCGACTGGAGGGCGTCTCCGAGCTGGACGAGTATTTTCTGAAACGTAAGCTGGAGGAGGGCGACGGTCACCCAGCGACCATCGCCGAGTACCTGCAGCGCAGCGACACCGCCGTCATTTACCCTGAAGCTCCAGAGGAGGTGACGAGGCTGGGCACGCCCGAGGCCGTCGGACAGGACGAGAGCGAGCACGGTGAGTTTCCAAACACCGAGCTCCGCTCCGAGTTTCCAGAACTCGACGAGCGTCACGTCCATCGCTCTGAGCCGACGCATGGTCGTGTTTTAGTTCTTGTTCTTTCTGTGGCCTCCATttactgacctttgacctctgacctccgtCCCTCTGGCCACAGACCTGCCGCCGGGCGCTCCTGACGACTTCGCCCAGCTGCTCACCTGTCCGTACTGTGACCGCGGCTACAAGCGTCTGACGTCCCTGAAGGAACACATCAAGTATCGCCACGAGAAGAACGAGGAGAGCTTCGCCTGCCCGCTGTGCGCCGACACCTTCAACCACCGCACACAGCTAGAGCGTCACATGATCACGCACAAACCCGCCAGAGACCAGGTAAAACACACCTGTGTGAGCCCTCCCTCCACCTCATCGTCTCATTTTCATCACatctcctgttcctcctcctcctgcttctcctcctcctcctcctgctcctcctcctgctcttcctgctcctcttcctcctcctcctcctgctcctcttcctcttcttcctcctgctcctcctgctcctgctcctcctcctgctcctcctgctcctcttcctcctcctgctcctcctcctcctcgtcctgctcctcctgctcctcttcctcctcctcctgctcctcttcctgctcctcctgctcctcctgctcctcttcctcctcctcctgctcctcctcctgctcctcctgctcctcttcctcctcctgctcctcctgctcctcttcctcctcctcctcctcctgctcctcttcctcctcctcctcctgctcctcctgctcctcctcctcctcctgcttctcctgctcctcctcctgctcctcctcctcctgctcctcctcctgctcctcctgttcctggtcctcctcctgctcctcctgttcctggtcctcctcctgctcctcctgttcctcctcctcctcctgctcctcctgctcctctgcctcctgctcctcctcctgctcctcctgctcctccttctcctcctcctcctgctcctctgacTTCTtacatcagctgctgctggaactGAAACTGGAACAGATCAGATTAGAAATTACCACTAATAAAGAAAcgtgtttctccttttctgtttttatgtccaGACCTTTAACTGTaaatctctcgctctctcactcGCCCTGTGTCACTGTGCACAGCGTGGAGATGCAGCTCCCGGTGTGAGGTGGTAATCTAATAATGAGCGGGTGTTAAACGTTTCCTGCACACGCCTGTTTGCTGCCCCTCATCGTCCAAAATTCGCATTAGACTCGGTAACTAAGCAGTGAATCATTCAATTTTCCAATTACACTGTGACCATGATGAGATTTCCTGAGTTAAGCTTGTCGGCCTCAGACCTCCTCTCAGATCGCCATCGCAGGAGCGCAGACTCCCTCTCTGCATACCTGCCTCCCCTCTGCCCCCCTGCCCCGCCCCCCCACGCTCCTGGACCAGACTGACACCCCTCCTCGCTGCTTTAACCAGGAGCAGATGGTCGTTTCCCTGCTGCTTTAAAGAATCATAATCCTCCAATGACTTTAAGTGCTTGTTTATTTGTGTCCGTCCTCTGAGTTAAACTGTTAAAGAGAGACTCTGAGGACAGACACTGTCCCTGCTCTCAGAGAGACTCTGAGGACAGacactgtctctgctctcagctcaGCGCTGAGCATCATTAGTTAGAACGGTACGGGGATTTTAAATGACAGAAACGAGCCGATGGTGCGGTCTTCACTTTACAAACGTCAGGAGTTGGATGACTGAGAGGGGgaggctcacacacactgggtgacctctgacctgtgtgtggttttgaacagacattttcatttctctcccaTTCCCTCCGACAATCTGAAACCAAAGGATTTCAGTGAACAGTGTGAGCTCCCACTGTCTGAGCATCAGCTcctcactgccccccccccccgacactgtgtttgtttatttgcatttcaaaTGGCGGGAATGCACCTACACGACAAACGGTTACCTCAGAACAAAGTCAGCCCACACTGTTTCTCAGAATGTGCAGCAGATAAAACGAAGCTTGGAGGAGAATCTCTCTGTCACTATCAGATCTGCTTTACCAAATACTATTAAATTCCCCCGTCAGCTTCTGTTCCACAGCCCCGTAATCTGCTTCCCTCCCTGCTCGCCGACTCCTACTCTTACTCCATCAAGACATCAACACTTTTTgctttttccctctgcagccGCCGCTGTTGAACGAGGAAGCTGGAAACCGCAAGTTTAAATGCAGCGAGTGTGGAAAAGCCTTCAAATACAAACATCACCTGAAGGAGCATCTTCGTATTCACAGCGGTGAGTCGCCCCCCCCGCTGATCCGTATCGCTCGTTTCAGAATctccctcctcagctctctgctgAATGACTCAGAGGTTTTCGACCTGTTTCATGACTGAGCGATGCAGTCGCATGGACCACAAACAGAAACTGCTGAAAAACTTTTCTCTGAACAGACttaatgaattttaatgaacagtgacttttcaacacattttccttttcagcaGTGACTCTGATCCTCTGCACTTATACACATTTATGCCGAGTCATTCTTCTGTAATTCACTGTGAAGCTGAATGTCACGGCAGGTTTGACTCAGAGCCTCAGACCTGCTCAGCCCACTGTTCAAACTTTATGGGAATATATCGTAAATATACGTGCATCCTGACAGCAGAGACTGCAGCTCAGTAACTGTGTGACCCAGAAACAGTTATCAtggttcatcctgaggggaacatgaatacATCACCCACATTTCATCACAGTCCACCCAACACATGTTGAGATGTGGTAGCAGGTCAGTGTACATACAAGCCAGCCGGCCTTTCATCACTCGGGTCTGTGGTCAGTGGAAAACGATCTGAACTTTGAACATTCAAATCTGATTGATTTGTAAATCAGTCAGATTCAttaaaggagaggaggagctgattTATTAGCATCTGGAAAGAACTGGAAAGTCCAGACTTGCTCAGAGTGTTCACTAAACTACAAGATGAAACcatatttatttgaaataaatcaataatccATATGTTGTTGCAGGTGAGAAGCCGTACGAGTGCTCCAACTGTAAGAAGCGGTTCTCCCACTCCGGTTCCTACAGTTCCCACATCAGCAGCAAGAAATGCATCGGCCTGATAGCCGTCAACGGACGAGTACGCAACGGAAACAGCAGCAAGCCCAGCTCCTCCCCAAATTCAACCGCCTCATCGCCGGGGAGCCCCGCCCTCACCCAGCTCCGCCACAAACTGGAAAATGGACGACCACTCGGCCCTCCAGACCAGCAGGGTCAAATCGACATCAAAGCCGAGCCGATGGACTTCAACGAGTACCGGCTGCTGATGGCCTCTCAGCACGGGTTTGGGGGACCGGGGGTTTACCTGAACGGCCGTGGTGGAAGCCCACTCGGCATCCACAGCTCCTCTCAGAGCCCCCTTCAACACCTGGGAGGCATGGGGCTAGACCTCCCCCTGCTTGGCTACACGGGCGCTCTTGGGAACAACCTGAGCGAAGTTCAGAAGGTGCTTCAAATTGTGGATAACACGGTGTGCAGACAGAAGATAGACAGGAATCCAGAGGAAATCTCCAAGCTCAGGGCCTACATGAAGGAGCTGGGTGCCCAAATGGAGGAGCAGAAGCTGGTCCAGGCTGGCCTTCAGGTGGTGGGCCACAGCAGCCCCACAAAAAGCATTATTGACTACACACTGGAGAAGGTTAACGAGGCCAAAAGTTTAATCGACGACTCCAAGAGGCAAGTGGATATCAAGAAGGAGAAATCAAACCACTCAGTGGATCTCAGTGTGGAGGAGAAATCCCATGACGGCCAGAGCCAGTTCCTTCCATTCTCCTGCCAGTACTGCAAGGAGACTTTCCCTGGGCCCATCCCACTGCATCAACATGAGCGCTACCTATGTAAAATGAACGAGGAGATCAAAGCAGTCCTGCAGCCAGCCGAGAGCACTCCTGCCGGCCGCCGGGGGACGCTGCCCTCTGAGCTGCTCAGTAACGAGTGTGCCACCAGCCCCATCAACCCCTTCAAGGACCACGTGTCAGTGCTCAAGGCCTATTTTGCCATGAACACTGAGCCCAACTCGGAGGAACTGCTCAAGATTTCGACTGCTGTTGGCCTTCCTCAAGAGTTTGTGAAGGAGTGGTTTGCCCAGTGGAAGGGCCAAAACCATCACAGAGGCAGTCTGAGGAAAAAGTCGCCCCCTCCTGACTGCAGTGGACCGGACAGCAAGCACAGCTTGAACCAGTCACCAATGTCACTCCCTGCCGTAGATTTACACGGAAGCTTCACTAACGGCGACGCCTCTCACGGACTCACGAAAGCCAACCAGTTTACAGCCAACAGGCAGACAACAGGGGACAAACCACTAGACCCCTTGGACCACCTGAGGAGCAGCACTCCGTCACCCCTCAACCTTTCTTCTACTTCCTCCAAAAACTCTCAGAGTAGTTCTTACACTCCAAACAGCCTAGCTTCTGAGGATGCCCATGGGGATATACCACTAGATCTGTCGCTGCCCAAACACATGGCGCAGAGGCTTGTTACTGTAGGAGAGAAGCGACCCAGACCCAACGGTTTCATCATTGCGCACAACGGAGAGGCGCAAGGACGCGAACAGGGTTCCGGGCCTTTGGACCTGGTCAACATCAAGAAAGAGGTTCTGGGTTCTGATGGTGGAGGGCACTCTGTCCACCAGCTGGAGAAAAGCACCAGTCCTATCTTTGGGATTAATCCCTTCGCCGGCGGTCCTGTCTACACCTCCCTGCCGCCTCATGGAGCATTTCCTCCACCCACCTTCATGTCTCCTGCACAGGCCACCATCCCAGGCCTCAGGCCCTACCCTGGCCTCGACCCCATGAGCTTCCTGCCCCACATGGCCTACACCTATGCCACCGGGGCGGCCACATTTGCTGaaatgcagcagaggagaaagtaCCAACGGAAATCAGGTTTCCAggtaaaactaaactaaactcaaACCTAACGACAAAACAGGTCACTTGTCAGGGCCAGTCAGGATCCTCATGGCTCATGTTGGACTGCTCCTGCCTCTTGGTTAAGGTTCACAGATGTTTTGGTAGAAGTCTACAGATTAAGATTGAGATTAGCAGTTGAAGTTGCAAACTTCGTGGTAAACGAGGGCAGTGGAAGATATTTGAACCACAGGGATTATGGTCGATAGTCCAGGGTGCCTCCATCAACCGCTGTTTTTGAGATCAAGAGTCAATTTTTAAACTTTAACCTTTAAGCCAGTGTAGGCAAGAAGTCCGCCGTGGTGCAAAGACCAAGAATATAGTGATGAACGGGTGACTCTTTCTGGTGAGGAAGACAGTGTGATACTATCAAAAGCTAAAGATCCAGAGCAGGAACTCATGGACCTTTTAGGTGAGATTGTTTTACGTGTAGCTTCCTGTCCAGTCTGTGATCACGTGTCAGATCTGCTCCTGATCCACAATTcagtatcattaaaaaaaatcactccagCTAGGTTTTTATCTGTGAACAATCACAACCCTTCATTCAAAACCTCCCTGTCCCATATgtccccccctttttttaagTGTCTCCTGGATGAAAGGGACTTACCCAGGTTGGGCCTTTAAGCTCTGTCCAGACTTGGGATCATGGAGGCGTTgtcgggggggaggggggggtgctCGGAGCAGAAGGTGTCTCTGAGCGTGAAGTCGACAGGTGTGGTATTATCAGGCGTATTGAaaggatgtgtttgtgtctcagggGGAGCTGCTGGACGGGACGGCGGACTATCTGTCAGGCCTGGACGACCTGACAGACAGCGATTCGCTGCTCTCCAGGAAGAAGATTAAGAAGACTGAAAGTGGTATGTACGCGTGTGACTTGTGCGACAAAACATTCCAGAAGACCAGTTCCCTCCTAAGACACAAATATGAGCACACAGGTATATATAACATTTGGACACTTCTTTTTTACCCCACCCCCCGATGCTTTTGTGCCCCCACCTTTCATCTTATGTCTTCAGATTTTGGTTTaatttttgtccttttgttttttgttttttttttttagccacgtAGCTCCCCCACCTGtagcttttctctttctctcttccgttcttcttctgttttgttttctgtaaacCGTGGCCTTTAACATGTTCCTTTCTTTGCAGCAGGGGGTAGGGATCAGTTAACATGGAGAGGATTACATAAACACTCAGCGCCCCAAATATAAGCAGCATTTTCTCCGGCATCTCATTCATACcgtgatgtgtttgtgtagacagaggcagtggaggaggaggaggaggtggaggaggaggtgtgcatgtttgcatgtgttgctgtttgtgcatctgtgtgcaaCTTGACTGTAAGAAGATCAAAAGGAAATATGAATTAGAGCAGAGTCGGTCCATTTCTTCCGTTTTTAAATTGGAGACAAGTTTGATTCACAGCAGTAAACACGACCCGAAGACACACACGCATGAATACAGCATGTACAGTACGTCTGATGGACAACAGCATGATTTACCAAACGCATTCATATTTGATGAACACCTGAATTCTGCCGTTCCCTCTGATGAGATCCCAAAGTTCGAATTTGGGGGAAAAAGCGTCAGTGTCCGAGTAAAGTTGtggtttattgtttatttttccgTGTATGAACAT
This window harbors:
- the zeb2a gene encoding zinc finger E-box-binding homeobox 2a isoform X3, whose amino-acid sequence is MKQEIMAEGPRCKRRKQANPRRKNVLNYENVVETGSETDEDDRTLVPEDNDLANGGAGGGEDEEAGSPAGVPTLEASPRVGHALLSYRGQEGSEGREGLQSRHHHGWTLGDDTNGLLNGNDDRKDEYEPIGPEASLHAVGNAAESRLEGVSELDEYFLKRKLEEGDGHPATIAEYLQRSDTAVIYPEAPEEVTRLGTPEAVGQDESEHDLPPGAPDDFAQLLTCPYCDRGYKRLTSLKEHIKYRHEKNEESFACPLCADTFNHRTQLERHMITHKPARDQPPLLNEEAGNRKFKCSECGKAFKYKHHLKEHLRIHSGEKPYECSNCKKRFSHSGSYSSHISSKKCIGLIAVNGRVRNGNSSKPSSSPNSTASSPGSPALTQLRHKLENGRPLGPPDQQGQIDIKAEPMDFNEYRLLMASQHGFGGPGVYLNGRGGSPLGIHSSSQSPLQHLGGMGLDLPLLGYTGALGNNLSEVQKVLQIVDNTVCRQKIDRNPEEISKLRAYMKELGAQMEEQKLVQAGLQVVGHSSPTKSIIDYTLEKVNEAKSLIDDSKRQVDIKKEKSNHSVDLSVEEKSHDGQSQFLPFSCQYCKETFPGPIPLHQHERYLCKMNEEIKAVLQPAESTPAGRRGTLPSELLSNECATSPINPFKDHVSVLKAYFAMNTEPNSEELLKISTAVGLPQEFVKEWFAQWKGQNHHRGSLRKKSPPPDCSGPDSKHSLNQSPMSLPAVDLHGSFTNGDASHGLTKANQFTANRQTTGDKPLDPLDHLRSSTPSPLNLSSTSSKNSQSSSYTPNSLASEDAHGDIPLDLSLPKHMAQRLVTVGEKRPRPNGFIIAHNGEAQGREQGSGPLDLVNIKKEVLGSDGGGHSVHQLEKSTSPIFGINPFAGGPVYTSLPPHGAFPPPTFMSPAQATIPGLRPYPGLDPMSFLPHMAYTYATGAATFAEMQQRRKYQRKSGFQGELLDGTADYLSGLDDLTDSDSLLSRKKIKKTESGKRPHQCQICKKAFKHKHHLIEHSRLHSGEKPYQCDKCGKRFSHSGSYSQHMNHRYSYCKREAEEREAAEREARDKGGGGGVVVGGLEPTELLMRRAYLQGLGPLRYSDPEDQQEEDGGGMILRDAGEGGGRGGQEVDDKTYEEVTDRREASFREGEEEEEEEEEGDSRSQMDSTRDEEGKDTTQLTDESSREGKTDGKSDQKD
- the zeb2a gene encoding zinc finger E-box-binding homeobox 2a isoform X2, giving the protein MKQEIMAEGPRCKRRKQANPRRKNVLNYENVVETGSETDEDDRTLVPEDNDLANGGAGGGEDEEAGSPAGVPTLEASPRVGHALLSYRGQEGSEGREGLQSRHHHGWTLGDDTNGLLNGNDDRKDEYEPIGPEASLHAVGNAAESRLEGVSELDEYFLKRKLEEGDGHPATIAEYLQRSDTAVIYPEAPEEVTRLGTPEAVGQDESEHDLPPGAPDDFAQLLTCPYCDRGYKRLTSLKEHIKYRHEKNEESFACPLCADTFNHRTQLERHMITHKPARDQPPLLNEEAGNRKFKCSECGKAFKYKHHLKEHLRIHSGEKPYECSNCKKRFSHSGSYSSHISSKKCIGLIAVNGRVRNGNSSKPSSSPNSTASSPGSPALTQLRHKLENGRPLGPPDQQGQIDIKAEPMDFNEYRLLMASQHGFGGPGVYLNGRGGSPLGIHSSSQSPLQHLGGMGLDLPLLGYTGALGNNLSEVQKVLQIVDNTVCRQKIDRNPEEISKLRAYMKELGAQMEEQKLVQAGLQVVGHSSPTKSIIDYTLEKVNEAKSLIDDSKRQVDIKKEKSNHSVDLSVEEKSHDGQSQFLPFSCQYCKETFPGPIPLHQHERYLCKMNEEIKAVLQPAESTPAGRRGTLPSELLSNECATSPINPFKDHVSVLKAYFAMNTEPNSEELLKISTAVGLPQEFVKEWFAQWKGQNHHRGSLRKKSPPPDCSGPDSKHSLNQSPMSLPAVDLHGSFTNGDASHGLTKANQFTANRQTTGDKPLDPLDHLRSSTPSPLNLSSTSSKNSQSSSYTPNSLASEDAHGDIPLDLSLPKHMAQRLVTVGEKRPRPNGFIIAHNGEAQGREQGSGPLDLVNIKKEVLGSDGGGHSVHQLEKSTSPIFGINPFAGGPVYTSLPPHGAFPPPTFMSPAQATIPGLRPYPGLDPMSFLPHMAYTYATGAATFAEMQQRRKYQRKSGFQGELLDGTADYLSGLDDLTDSDSLLSRKKIKKTESGMYACDLCDKTFQKTSSLLRHKYEHTGKRPHQCQICKKAFKHKHHLIEHSRLHSGEKPYQCDKCGKRFSHSGSYSQHMNHRYSYCKREAEEREAAEREARDKGGGGGVVVGGLEPTELLMRRAYLQGLGPLRYSDPEDQQEEDGGGMILRDAGEGGGRGGQEVDDKTYEEVTDRREASFREGEEEEEEEEEGDSRSQMDSTRDEEGKDTTQLTDESSREGKTDGKSDQKD
- the zeb2a gene encoding zinc finger E-box-binding homeobox 2a isoform X1, whose product is MKQEIMAEGPRCKRRKQANPRRKNVLNYENVVETGSETDEDDRTLVPEDNDLANGGAGGGEDEEAGSPAGVPTLEASPRVGHALLSYRGQEGSEGREGLQSRHHHGWTLGDDTNGLLNGNDLPPGAPDDFAQLLTCPYCDRGYKRLTSLKEHIKYRHEKNEESFACPLCADTFNHRTQLERHMITHKPARDQPPLLNEEAGNRKFKCSECGKAFKYKHHLKEHLRIHSGEKPYECSNCKKRFSHSGSYSSHISSKKCIGLIAVNGRVRNGNSSKPSSSPNSTASSPGSPALTQLRHKLENGRPLGPPDQQGQIDIKAEPMDFNEYRLLMASQHGFGGPGVYLNGRGGSPLGIHSSSQSPLQHLGGMGLDLPLLGYTGALGNNLSEVQKVLQIVDNTVCRQKIDRNPEEISKLRAYMKELGAQMEEQKLVQAGLQVVGHSSPTKSIIDYTLEKVNEAKSLIDDSKRQVDIKKEKSNHSVDLSVEEKSHDGQSQFLPFSCQYCKETFPGPIPLHQHERYLCKMNEEIKAVLQPAESTPAGRRGTLPSELLSNECATSPINPFKDHVSVLKAYFAMNTEPNSEELLKISTAVGLPQEFVKEWFAQWKGQNHHRGSLRKKSPPPDCSGPDSKHSLNQSPMSLPAVDLHGSFTNGDASHGLTKANQFTANRQTTGDKPLDPLDHLRSSTPSPLNLSSTSSKNSQSSSYTPNSLASEDAHGDIPLDLSLPKHMAQRLVTVGEKRPRPNGFIIAHNGEAQGREQGSGPLDLVNIKKEVLGSDGGGHSVHQLEKSTSPIFGINPFAGGPVYTSLPPHGAFPPPTFMSPAQATIPGLRPYPGLDPMSFLPHMAYTYATGAATFAEMQQRRKYQRKSGFQGELLDGTADYLSGLDDLTDSDSLLSRKKIKKTESGMYACDLCDKTFQKTSSLLRHKYEHTGKRPHQCQICKKAFKHKHHLIEHSRLHSGEKPYQCDKCGKRFSHSGSYSQHMNHRYSYCKREAEEREAAEREARDKGGGGGVVVGGLEPTELLMRRAYLQGLGPLRYSDPEDQQEEDGGGMILRDAGEGGGRGGQEVDDKTYEEVTDRREASFREGEEEEEEEEEGDSRSQMDSTRDEEGKDTTQLTDESSREGKTDGKSDQKD